Genomic window (Sulfurovum sp. NBC37-1):
GGGTGCGCAGTATGATGAGATACTCAAAGAAGCACAGGAGCTTGGATATGCCGAAGCGGACCCTACCTTCGACGTGGGTGGTTTCGATGCATCGCACAAACTGCTGATCCTGGCTTCCATCGCATATGGCCTGGATGCCAAACCGGAAGATATCCTCATAGAAGGTATCGAGAACATTACCCAGACCGATGTGGCTTTTGCCAGAGAGTTCGGTTATGAGATCAAGCTGCTGGGTATCGCCAAAAAAGTACAGGATGAAAATGGTGAAAACGGTGTGGAGCTGCGTGTACATGCGACCATGATACCGCAGGAAAGTATGATCGCCAAAGTGGATGGCGTGATGAATGCCGTGACCGTTGTAGGTGACCGTGTGGGCGAAACGATGTATTACGGGCCGGGAGCCGGCGGCGATGCCACCGCTTCCGCGGTCATTGCTGACATCGTCGACATCGTGCGTGGAAACCAGGGACCGATGCTCGGGTATAAAAAAGGGTTGGAGAGTGGCCTCAGACTCTTGAGCAAAGATGAGATCGTGACGCAGTACTATATCCGGTTGGAAGTCGATGACCAGAGCGGGGTATTGGCTGCCATCACCTCTACGCTGGGTGAGTTCGGTATCTCCATAGAGTCCATGCTTCAAAAACCGACCCACAACGAAGAGATCGCGAAGCTTCTTTTCACAACGCACAAGACCCAGGAGAGCAAGATGCAGAATGCGATCGAAGCACTTTGGAAACTCGATGTGGTACACGGCGAGATCGCTATGATGCGTATAGAGAAATAAGGAGAAGGGATGGCAAAAGATCACTATTTTGATATATCTGCCAAGCTGGATATGATGGAAATGAAAAATGCTATCGAGCAGGCAAAAAAAGAGGTGAGTACACGTTTCGATTTCAAGGGAATTATGGTAGAGATAGACTTGAATGAAAAAGCGAAAGTACTGAATCTCTCCAGTTCCAGTGACAGTAAGATAGATGCACTCAAAGATATCGTGATGAGCAAGATGATAAAGCGTGGGCTTTCCACCAAGTCACTTGATGAGGTAAAAACGGAAGGGATCAGCGGCGGAAATGTGAAGGTGGTTTACCGTATCGTTGACAGCATTGAAAAAGATGAGGCAAAGAAGATCGTCAAGGCGATCAAGGATGCCAAGTTGAAGGTTACGCCTTCCATTCAGGGTGATGAGATACGTGTTACCGGGAAAAAGATAGATGATCTGCAGGCGGTGATCGCCTTGGTCAAGCAGATGGAGGATCTCAAAGCACCATTGACTTTTGGGAACTTCAAGTAGGGTGCGCAATTGCGCACCATTTTTCAATCCTGCACTCCAAATCAGTTGAACGGCTGATTAGCCACAGTGTCCCCCACCACAGCATCCTGAGTGTACTCTTGGGTTTTCCGCTACGAATATATCGAAATTCTGTCCATCTTCTTCAAGCCTGAAGTCATGCTTATTACAGAACTCTTCGTTCATAAGATTTAGCATTTTTATTGCTTCTATGAGGGCATCGTCTTTATTCTCAAAGGCTACATTGTTCGTTAAGCCGCTTTTTCGGAAACATCCGCACTCTTTTTCTACAGTAATTGTAAACATATTTATCCTTTTTGATATAATTGTTTCTAACAATAACCGCAAGGGCTTAAAAAAAACGTTAATTTAAGTCCAAATAGGATAAATTTACTCTTATTTATTGTAAAAAGAAGCATGTTGACTGAAAAGGCGTACTATGACAAAGAAATATGAGAGAGAAGAGATAGAGAGTGTCTGTACCTATTGTGGTGTCGGGTGCGATATTACGGGTGTGGTGGAGAACAACAAGATCGTAAAGATATTTGCACAGAAGGACGGGGTGGTTTCTGAAGGAAAACTCTGTATTAAAGGCAAGTACGGGTATGACTTTGTCGATGCAAAGGACCGGATACGTGAACCGCGTATTAAAAAGACTTTTTTGGAAAAAAATCCTCATATCCAGAAGCAGTTTTCTTCAAAACTTTCCGAATTCGATACCAATTATATGACCTGCGATCTGGATACGGCAACCACGATCGCCGCCATGAAATTTGCTGAGATCAAAGAGAAATACGGCAGTGACAGTTTCTGTGCCATCGGCGGGGCCAGGACTTCCTGTGAATCCGCTTATGCCTTCCAGAAGTTCTGTCGTGAGACCATGGACTCTCCACATGTGGACAACTGTGCGAGAGTCTGTCATTCTCCAAGCCTCAAAGGGATGAGAGCGACCATCGGTGAGGGTGCTGCAACCAATCCGTACAACGATATCTACGAGTGTGAATATATGATCGTTATCGGTTCCAACACGATGGAAGCACATCCGATCATCGCGAACCGTATTGTCGATATGGCAAAGAAACATAACAACCTTTCCGTGATCGACGTGCGCGAAACAAAGCTGGCAAGACTGGCAAAACACAATTGTGTCATCCCTTTTGAATCCAACCTGCTCATACTCAATATGATGGCTTATGTGATCATCGATGAAGAGCTGTACGACGAGAGTTTCATTAACACCCGTACCAAGGGTTTTGAGGAATTCAAAGAGAAGATACTGAACGATCCGTATGCCGATCCCTCTTTCTTTAAAGAGGTCGAAGGGTATGAGTATCTTGCAAAAATGATCCCCAATATTGCAAGAGAGTATGCCGTCAAAAAATCGATGATCTTCTGGGGTCTGGGCATCACCGAGCATCTGGACGGTTCCTATGCAGTCATGGCGATCACCCACCTGGCATTGATGACGGGGAATGTCGGAAAGACGGGTGCGGGCCTGATGCCGCTTCGTGGACAAAACAATGTACAGGGTGCCTGCGATATGGGATGTCTGCCATACTTTGCACCGGATTATCAGCAGCCAAAAGTAGAAGGACTGATGACACCGCAGCTTGTGGATGCGATGATAGAAGGACGTATTAAGGGGCTGCTCAACATGGGAGAGGATATCACCCATATCCACCCCAATGTCAACAAGACAGAAAAGGCGATTGGAGAGCTTGAGTTCCTGATGGTACAGGAGCTTTTCATGAACGATATTGCCCAGCGTGCCGACATGGTCATCGGTGTGCGTTCGGCCTACGAGAAGACAGGTGTCTATGTCAATGCAATGCGCCGTCTGCACCTCTCACAGCCACTGGTTAAATCCGATCTTCCTGATGACTGGGAAGTGCTTACACAAATGGCACAGAAACTTGGGGACGGAGAGAACTTCAACTTCAAAACATCCGAAGATGTCTGGAACGAGGTAAGGGAAGTGGCACCACGCAGATTCAGCGGTGCGGACTACTACAGGCTGGCACGTCACAGAAAAAGAGGGATGCAGTGGCCGATCTACCATGAGGATACCCCGGTACTCCATCTGCTTGATTTCCGTACGGATGACGGACTTGGAAAATATGTCTACAAGCAGTATGAGCCAAGGGGCATGGTACAGGAGATCATGGAAAAGAGATTTTATAATGACTCTCTTGAAGGGTATTACCTGACAACGGGCCGCACACTGGCACACTACAACAATGCCGCCCAAACCAAAAGAAGCTCCAAACTTGATACAAAATACGATGAAGATGTCCTCCTCGCACCACTTGATGATGAAGAGAAGTTCGGTGACAAAGTGATCCTGAAAAGTGAGTATGGAGAAAGTGAAGCGCTGACGGTAAAATATACCGAAAAGGTAAAGGCAAAGACACTTTTCTGCACCTTTCACCATGCCAAAAGCCGTATCAATGCGCTTTTTGGGGATGAGTGTGATGAGCTTATTATGACGGCAAGATTCAAATCGGTCAAGGTAGATGTGATCCCTGTAGGGGATGAGATCGCTTGCGGATAATCTGAAAGGTCACAGTTTGTGACCTTATAAAACCTCCTATATAGAACATTTTATAAGGTTTTTTATAGAAGGATATATGTTTATGACTCGCAAACATCGCTACAGCGGATAACCTTATAAAATATGTTAGATTATGAGGTTTTCGTTTTTACCTTAATAGCTTTGTAGTATTTTCTCAATATCAAGACATTTCTGATACACTCTTAATAATAAAAAATTAGGAAGTAAAAGCTATGAAAATCATTAAACTATTTTTTTTGTTGACCTTTGGATTATGGTCTGAATTTAAACTAGAAATACCAAATGAAGAGAATACTGAACAGCTACAATATATTGTTGAAAATGGCTGGAATGATAAGAATGAGACTTTAAATCAGTTTATTATCAAATATGGTGAAAAATTTTTGCCAGAGGTTTTGAAGAAAATTAAAAAACCTATTTTAATAGTCGAGCCTACTCTTAATGATGTTGCTCCTATTCCAAAAATACTTTTAACAGGTGATGATTATTGGTGTCTTTTATCATATATAAAGTA
Coding sequences:
- a CDS encoding homoserine dehydrogenase encodes the protein MVKIGILGVGTVGASVAKILEENGDIIEARAGKKIVVKSGVVKNLNKERGVDIVLSDNPSDVIDDPEIDIVVELMGGVEEPYALVKRALENGKAVVTANKALLAYHRYELQEIAGDIPLMYEASTAGGIPVIGALRTGLSANHIDSIQGIMNGTCNYMLTKMINEGAQYDEILKEAQELGYAEADPTFDVGGFDASHKLLILASIAYGLDAKPEDILIEGIENITQTDVAFAREFGYEIKLLGIAKKVQDENGENGVELRVHATMIPQESMIAKVDGVMNAVTVVGDRVGETMYYGPGAGGDATASAVIADIVDIVRGNQGPMLGYKKGLESGLRLLSKDEIVTQYYIRLEVDDQSGVLAAITSTLGEFGISIESMLQKPTHNEEIAKLLFTTHKTQESKMQNAIEALWKLDVVHGEIAMMRIEK
- a CDS encoding YajQ family cyclic di-GMP-binding protein — its product is MAKDHYFDISAKLDMMEMKNAIEQAKKEVSTRFDFKGIMVEIDLNEKAKVLNLSSSSDSKIDALKDIVMSKMIKRGLSTKSLDEVKTEGISGGNVKVVYRIVDSIEKDEAKKIVKAIKDAKLKVTPSIQGDEIRVTGKKIDDLQAVIALVKQMEDLKAPLTFGNFK
- a CDS encoding molybdopterin oxidoreductase family protein, coding for MTKKYEREEIESVCTYCGVGCDITGVVENNKIVKIFAQKDGVVSEGKLCIKGKYGYDFVDAKDRIREPRIKKTFLEKNPHIQKQFSSKLSEFDTNYMTCDLDTATTIAAMKFAEIKEKYGSDSFCAIGGARTSCESAYAFQKFCRETMDSPHVDNCARVCHSPSLKGMRATIGEGAATNPYNDIYECEYMIVIGSNTMEAHPIIANRIVDMAKKHNNLSVIDVRETKLARLAKHNCVIPFESNLLILNMMAYVIIDEELYDESFINTRTKGFEEFKEKILNDPYADPSFFKEVEGYEYLAKMIPNIAREYAVKKSMIFWGLGITEHLDGSYAVMAITHLALMTGNVGKTGAGLMPLRGQNNVQGACDMGCLPYFAPDYQQPKVEGLMTPQLVDAMIEGRIKGLLNMGEDITHIHPNVNKTEKAIGELEFLMVQELFMNDIAQRADMVIGVRSAYEKTGVYVNAMRRLHLSQPLVKSDLPDDWEVLTQMAQKLGDGENFNFKTSEDVWNEVREVAPRRFSGADYYRLARHRKRGMQWPIYHEDTPVLHLLDFRTDDGLGKYVYKQYEPRGMVQEIMEKRFYNDSLEGYYLTTGRTLAHYNNAAQTKRSSKLDTKYDEDVLLAPLDDEEKFGDKVILKSEYGESEALTVKYTEKVKAKTLFCTFHHAKSRINALFGDECDELIMTARFKSVKVDVIPVGDEIACG